The DNA region GTTGTTCCACCTCGACGCCGAGGAGGCGGTGATCGACCCGGCGACGCGGTCGGCCACTGTGGAGTATGGCGGTGCTGCGTTCCGGATCGTGCCGCTGTGCCCGGAGGCGGTTGAGGTGCAGGTGATCAAGGGGCAGACGACCCCGGTGGTGCAGGGATGGCTGCCGACGGGCGAGCACAACAAGCTGCGGCCGATCCCCACGGTTGCCTATCGATGGAAGGCCAAGGGGCGCAGCACCGTGGGATTCGTGATGATTCCGAAGGACGCAGGAGCCGACTGGTCGGTGAAGCAGACCAAGGGTGAGACACTCGGAGACGGTGGACTGCGGGCGACGATGGTCCTGGCCGACGGGTCGCGAGACCTGCTCCTGCGGCGTCCGGGTGGGAAGGCGGTTCAGGCTGAAGGGCCGCTGGACACCGATGCGACGCTGGCCGTAGTGCGACTTGGGGCGAAAGGGGAGACGCTGCGGACCTTCCAGTCCGACGGCACCCGGCTGGAAGTACGACCACAGTAAGCGAGACTGATTCGGCAGGTCAGGATGGCAAGGGAAAGCCGGGAGGCCTTGAGGGCTTCCCGGCTTTGCTGTGACCTGTGGGGAACGGGGCCTTGCTACCAGGCGATGGGAGCGATCTCGACAGGCGTTCCACCGTTGCGCATGGAGTCCGCGCCGGCGCAACCGGTGGCCACGCTCATGCGTCCCGCCTCCGGGGTTGCCAGTGGCTGCTTGCCCTCGAGGACCATGTCGAGGAAGTCCTCGCAGATGACGGGATCAGCGCCGCCATGGCCGCCGCGTGCCGGCTTGATGGTGTACTCGCGGTCAGCGAGGTCCTTCCAGGTGTGGGCGCGACGCATCTTCACCCAGACCTTCATCTCCGGCTCAGAGTTCTCGACCCGGCCCTCGGTGCCGATGATGGTGTAGTTGCGGTGGTAGTCGGGGGTGAAGTGGCACTGCAGGTACGAGGCCTTCATGCCGTTCTCGAGCTGCATCACCATCACGTTGCTGTCCTCGATGTCGACCTCCTGGCGGAAGCAGCACTGGTTCCGGCGGGTGTTGTCGAACTCCCAGCAGGTGTCGGCCTCCGGGCAGTCGGGGCAACGCAGGTCATTGGGCTTGTCGCCGCCGAAGAAGTCCAGAGAGCCAAAGGCGGCCACACGCTTGGTGTAGCTCCCGCATAGCCAGTGGGTCATGTCGATGTCGTGGCTACCCTTCTGAAGGAGCAGGCTGGTGCAGTTCTTCTTGGTGGCGTGCCAGTCGTGGTAGTAGAAGGTGCCACCGTGACCGACGAAGTGGCGTACCCAGCAAGCCTTCGGCTCGCCGATGGCCCCGGAGTCGATGATCTCCTTCATGGTGCGGAAGATGTTCATGTAGCGCATGTTGAAGCCGACCATGAGGTGCTTGCCGGAGGCCTTCCAGGTGCGCAGGATGCGGTCGCAGCCCTCGGTGGTGATGGCAAGAGGCTTCTCGCAGAAGACGTGCTTTCCGGCCTCAAGAGCGGCGCAGGCATGCTCCTCGTGCATGAAGTCGGGGGAAGTGACGGCGACGGCATCGACGTCATCACGCTCGAGCAGACGGCGGTAGTCGTCGGTGAGGAAGACCTGCTCTCCCATCCGCTGCTTGAAGTCTTCCAGGTATGCGGGCACTACGTCTGCGCCTGCGACGACGAGTGCGCGTTTGCTGTCGCGCCAGTGGTTTGCAATTCCTCCGCGCCCGGTAACGCCGATGACGCCGATTCGCAGCTTGTCCATGAGACAACCTCCCGTGGTTGGATGAGACGACGAGTTAGGATGCAAGGCCTGGGCCGCGATAGCCGGGGCGGAACCCACATCCGAAGGGTTCGCCGAAGGGCCTCAGAGGGCACAGGTCTGCGATCTGATCGAGACGCTCCAGCACGGTCTCCGGCAGAGGGCCGGCGGTGACCGCAGCTACGTTCTGTTCTACCTCCTGCACCGAGCGGGCCCCCATGAGGGTCGTGTGGACGTCGGGGTTTGAGATCACCCAGCGCAGGGCAAGGTCGGTGATGGGCATGTGCAGCTCGTCGAGGAAGTCGTAGAGGGCCAGGAACTGCGCACGTCGCTGAGGGCTGAGCCAGGCCGGATTAGCGGCCACCTCTTCGTCGTAGCGCCGGGCGAGCCACCCCTGTTGTAGCGGCGAGCCGATGACGATGCCCATTCGCTGCCGGTGCGCCTCGGGGATCAAGGCGACTTCGGCCTCGCGCCAGAGGAGGCTGTAGTTGAAGGCGGTGAGGACCACGTCGTACTGGCCGGTGGCACAGATGCGAGCCAGAAGGTAGGGTGTTGTGCCGCCGAGGCCGGTGAAGCGGACGAGGCCCTGAGCCTTGAGGTCTGCGATGAACTCCGTGACGGGCCCGGTGAAGCGCTCCCAGTCAGTCCACCAGTCGTACTGGCCGGGCCGGTCGGGTTCGTGGACCATGAGGATATCGACCTGATCGCGCTTGAGCAGCCGCAGGCTCTCGTCGAAAGAGCGCTTCAGGTGGTCAAGGTTGCGAGGCTCGAAGGGCTGCGGACGGCCACCGAGCTTGGTCGAGAGGAAGTAGGGAGCAGCTACGCCCTCCAGGGCCTCGCCGAGGACCTCTTCACTGTCGAGGTATCCCGGCGCGGTGTCGACGTAGTTCACGCCGAGCTCCAGGGCCCTGTGAACCGCCTGGCAGGCCCGGTGGCGATCATCGCCACCCGCTCTGGAGACGAAGAGCCCGCCCATTGAGAGCAGGCCCAGGGAGAGACCGGTACGTCCGAGGACACGTCTGGGTAACATAGGATTGTCACACCTTCGGTTCGGACAGGCTCAGTGGGTTGCGGCGAAGGCAAAGCCGGTGCTATCATTACAAGATGGCCGAGCGGTTGCCGCTGCTCCTCTTGGGCACCGAAGGGGAAGCCGCGTGCCCAACGGGCCAAGTTTAGCACCCGCTTAAGGGTCGGGCAACCGCTTTGCGGAACCAACTGGAGAGCGACGGGGTTGAGAGGAACTAGAGAGGCAGCAAGGTCCTTCGTTCGCCTGGCTGAAGGGGGCTAGAGATGAGCAAGGTACGCTTTGAGGTGAGCTTGCCCGAGGTGCGCAAGGTCTACATCGCGGGCGATTTCAACGACTGGGATGCCACGGCGCGGCAGATGAAACGGGTGCGCAAGGGAGAGGACCTCTTCGTGGCGGTGCTGGACCTGGAGCCGGGGGTCTACGAGTACAAGTATGTGGCGGACGACGTCTGGAGGTGCTGCCCGACGTCGCCGCGGGTGCCCAACAATCAGGGGACGGAGAACTCGGTGGTTGAGGTGCCGGAGTAGCGGGGTGCCTCGCCGAGGTACGGCCCAAATCAGGCCCACAAGGTTGACGCTTTCGCCCGAAGGTTTGCCTTACTGCCTGATAGCCGGGGGATGGAGGCCGGGCGGACCGCACTGTCTGTCCGTGGGAAGGGCTCTGGGCGTTGACAAGAGAAGACTGGAACAGGCAAACTGGGGGTCAAGGCAGCCTGTCACCTCTGGGAACCGACAGCGTTTCCGGAGCGTTACCCCGTGCGGCATATGCTGCGTAGGCGTCGTCGTGTTCGCGCTTCCGTGACCTGGGAGGTGCTTGAAGATAGCACTCGCCATCGAGACCAACGAACTGACGAAGACGTACGGAGTCGATTCCGACGGCAAGGCGGTCGGTCTGCTCGGGCTTTCGCTTAAGGTGGAGGAAGGGCAGATCTACGGGCTTGTCGGCCCCAATGGATCGGGCAAGACCACCACGCTGAAGCTCCTGCTTGGCTTGATCTTCCCGACGTCAGGCAGCGCCAGCGTCCTGGGAATGCCTGTTGGTTCCATGGAGTACAAGGAGCGGATCGGGTTCGTCCCTGAGGGTCCGTACTTCTATGACCACCTGAACGCCGTGGAGCTGCTGGAGTTCTACGGCGGTCTCTTCGGTCTGCATGGGAAGGCGCTGGAGGGCCGTATCCAGGAGTTGCTGGAGCTCGTGGGGATGTGGACGCGGCGCGATATCCGTGTTCGCAACTACTCCCGCGGAATGCTGCAGCGCATTGGCCTGGCCCAGGCTCTGCTGAATGACCCCGACCTGATCTTCATGGACGAGCCGACGGCGGGCCTCGATCCACCGGCGCAGATGCAGATTCGGGACATCATCCTGACGCTCCGCCAGCGGAGCAAGACGGTGTTTCTGTGCTCGCACCTGCTCAAGGAGATGGAGCCGCTGTGCGACAACATCTGCATCCTGAACCGCGGCAAGCTGGTGAGCTCGGGCAGCATGGAAGAGGTGCTCTCAAGCCAGGGCTCGCTGTTCCGGCTGGAAGCCGAGCACGTGTCGGGAGAGGTGGAGAGTCAGCTCAAGGCCACGGCTACGCACCTGGTCAACAGCGGTGGGTTGCTGGAGGCTAAGTTCCCGGATCAGAAGGCGGCGGTAGAGGCTGCACAGCTCTTGACTAACGCAGGTCTGACCGTGACTCACATCGGCCCCGACCGCAGGACCCTCGAGGAAGTCTTCATCGAGGCCGTCAAAGGAGAACAGTAGGCATGGCACGTCGCAACCTGCTGTCTGATTTCAAGTGGCTCCTGTTGCTGGGAGTCGTCGGCCTGCTGATAACGCTGGCCTTTGCGGAGACACAGTCCCAGGTCGTAGTGGCGACGTGGATCGTGCTGGGTCTGGGGATGGTGGTGGCGATTGCGGTCAACTTCCCGACGCGGTTCTTCAGCAAGCTGATGCCGCCGGTGTGGCGCGTCGCGCGAGCCACTTTTCACGAGTCCTGGCGTCGCCGGTTCCTCAACAGCATTCTGGTCTTCGCGCTCCTGATCATCCTATCGTCGTGGACCCTGGCGTATCTGTCGCCGGGTGCTGAGCTGAAGATGCTCATCGACATCGGCCTAGGCGCCTGCCGGTTCTTCGGCCTGCTCATCGCCGTGTTCCTCGGTACGCGTCTGATCGCCGACGAGATGGAGCGGCGGACGATCTACACCTTGCTGGCGAAGCCTGTGACGCGGTCCCAGTTCCTGTTCGGCAAGTTCCTCGGCGGCTACGCCACTGTATTCGCCAACGTCGCGGTAATGGGCCTTGCTTTCTACATCGTGTTCCTCATCAAGGCGCCACAGTTCCATAAGCTCAGTTCCGAGACGCTGGACACGACGTTGCACATGGAGTTCATGTACGGCAACATCGTCAAGGCCATCGGTCTGATTCTGGTGGAGCAGATGGTACTGGTGGCGCTGGCGGTCACGGCGTCGACAGTCTTCTCGTGGATCCTGGCCTCGATCTTCTCGTTCTTCGTGTACTTCGTGGGACAGATGAGCGACTTTTTCCGCCAGTTGTCGGACCCGGGGCAGGGAGCGAGCAAGGCTGCGCAGATACTGTTAGGGACCATCTACCGCGTCCTGCCGCACTTTGAGATCTTCGACATCCGCGAGAAGATCCTCAAGGACGAGCTGGTGCCCTGGGACACCCTAACCAAGCACGGCCTGCAGGGGCTGCTGTATGTTGTGATCATTCTGCTCATTGGTTACCTGTTCTTCAACGAGCGCGAGGTCTAGAAGGCCGGTG from Armatimonadia bacterium includes:
- a CDS encoding heparinase II/III family protein, which gives rise to SHNTVLVDGQEQNRRVARDTHTVWEPKAPRWMTNAEWDFAEGSYEDGYGVEGKKIATHTRQVLFAKPDYWVVLDTMTPADAEGHTYEALFHLDAEEAVIDPATRSATVEYGGAAFRIVPLCPEAVEVQVIKGQTTPVVQGWLPTGEHNKLRPIPTVAYRWKAKGRSTVGFVMIPKDAGADWSVKQTKGETLGDGGLRATMVLADGSRDLLLRRPGGKAVQAEGPLDTDATLAVVRLGAKGETLRTFQSDGTRLEVRPQ
- a CDS encoding Gfo/Idh/MocA family oxidoreductase, with translation MDKLRIGVIGVTGRGGIANHWRDSKRALVVAGADVVPAYLEDFKQRMGEQVFLTDDYRRLLERDDVDAVAVTSPDFMHEEHACAALEAGKHVFCEKPLAITTEGCDRILRTWKASGKHLMVGFNMRYMNIFRTMKEIIDSGAIGEPKACWVRHFVGHGGTFYYHDWHATKKNCTSLLLQKGSHDIDMTHWLCGSYTKRVAAFGSLDFFGGDKPNDLRCPDCPEADTCWEFDNTRRNQCCFRQEVDIEDSNVMVMQLENGMKASYLQCHFTPDYHRNYTIIGTEGRVENSEPEMKVWVKMRRAHTWKDLADREYTIKPARGGHGGADPVICEDFLDMVLEGKQPLATPEAGRMSVATGCAGADSMRNGGTPVEIAPIAW
- a CDS encoding aldo/keto reductase gives rise to the protein MLPRRVLGRTGLSLGLLSMGGLFVSRAGGDDRHRACQAVHRALELGVNYVDTAPGYLDSEEVLGEALEGVAAPYFLSTKLGGRPQPFEPRNLDHLKRSFDESLRLLKRDQVDILMVHEPDRPGQYDWWTDWERFTGPVTEFIADLKAQGLVRFTGLGGTTPYLLARICATGQYDVVLTAFNYSLLWREAEVALIPEAHRQRMGIVIGSPLQQGWLARRYDEEVAANPAWLSPQRRAQFLALYDFLDELHMPITDLALRWVISNPDVHTTLMGARSVQEVEQNVAAVTAGPLPETVLERLDQIADLCPLRPFGEPFGCGFRPGYRGPGLAS
- a CDS encoding glycogen-binding domain-containing protein; this encodes MSKVRFEVSLPEVRKVYIAGDFNDWDATARQMKRVRKGEDLFVAVLDLEPGVYEYKYVADDVWRCCPTSPRVPNNQGTENSVVEVPE
- a CDS encoding ABC transporter ATP-binding protein; the protein is MKIALAIETNELTKTYGVDSDGKAVGLLGLSLKVEEGQIYGLVGPNGSGKTTTLKLLLGLIFPTSGSASVLGMPVGSMEYKERIGFVPEGPYFYDHLNAVELLEFYGGLFGLHGKALEGRIQELLELVGMWTRRDIRVRNYSRGMLQRIGLAQALLNDPDLIFMDEPTAGLDPPAQMQIRDIILTLRQRSKTVFLCSHLLKEMEPLCDNICILNRGKLVSSGSMEEVLSSQGSLFRLEAEHVSGEVESQLKATATHLVNSGGLLEAKFPDQKAAVEAAQLLTNAGLTVTHIGPDRRTLEEVFIEAVKGEQ
- a CDS encoding ABC transporter permease subunit yields the protein MARRNLLSDFKWLLLLGVVGLLITLAFAETQSQVVVATWIVLGLGMVVAIAVNFPTRFFSKLMPPVWRVARATFHESWRRRFLNSILVFALLIILSSWTLAYLSPGAELKMLIDIGLGACRFFGLLIAVFLGTRLIADEMERRTIYTLLAKPVTRSQFLFGKFLGGYATVFANVAVMGLAFYIVFLIKAPQFHKLSSETLDTTLHMEFMYGNIVKAIGLILVEQMVLVALAVTASTVFSWILASIFSFFVYFVGQMSDFFRQLSDPGQGASKAAQILLGTIYRVLPHFEIFDIREKILKDELVPWDTLTKHGLQGLLYVVIILLIGYLFFNEREV